A single genomic interval of Juglans regia cultivar Chandler chromosome 1, Walnut 2.0, whole genome shotgun sequence harbors:
- the LOC108992799 gene encoding polygalacturonase At1g48100 has product MIMSSLNLKDLTLIIFIAFCVWSSSHETCCAREGKQWRRSKTVPATVLVKKPKLGHGRNQHGAAGRSLLSSAIFNVLDYGAKGDGRVDDTKAFGEAWAAACKVEASTLVVPAGSVFLVAPISFSGATCQSNIVFQLDGKIIAPTSSKHWGSGLLQWLEFTKLKGITIKGKGIIDGQGSVWWDDSGKMPSTKPTALRFYGSTGVTVTGITIQNSPQTHLKFDSCTTVQVSDINVSSPGDSPNTDGIHLQNSQDVVIYSTNLACGDDCVSIQTGCSNVYIHNVNCGPGHGISLGGLGKDNTKACVSNVTVRDVKIHDTLTGVRIKTWQGGSGSVRGIMFSNIQVSEVKTPIMIDQFYCDKGKCKNETSAVAVSGIDYVNIRGTFTAKPVHFACSDSVPCTGVSLTTIELEAAQGSGFYEPFCWETYGELKTATVPPIDCLRSGKPSSKSVQSNHDSC; this is encoded by the exons ATGATCATGAGTAGTTTGAATCTAAAAGATCTtacattgataatttttattgccTTTTGTGTCTGGTCTTCAAGCCATGAAACTTGCTGCGCCAGAGAAGGCAAGCAATGGAGGCGAAGCAAAACAGTCCCAGCCACTGTGCTTGTAAAGAAACCAAAATTAGGTCATGGCCGCAACCAGCACGGCGCAGCTGGTCGTAGTCTCTTGAGCTCTGCCATCTTCAATGTCTTGGACTATGGTGCTAAAGGCGATGGACGTGTCGATGACACAAAG GCATTTGGAGAAGCGTGGGCAGCAGCTTGCAAGGTGGAGGCATCAACACTGGTTGTTCCAGCTGGGTCTGTTTTCCTCGTTGCACCAATCTCTTTTTCTGGAGCTACTTGTCAATCAAACATTGTATTTCAG TTGGATGGAAAAATCATAGCCCCCACAAGCTCTAAACATTGGGGATCAGGTCTCCTACAATGGCTAGAATTTACAAAGCTGAAAGGGATTACCATCAAAGGTAAAGGTATCATTGACGGACAAGGTTCAGTCTGGTGGGATGACTCG GGGAAAATGCCTAGCACCAAGCCCACG GCCCTGAGGTTTTATGGAAGCACCGGAGTTACGGTCACCGGCATAACAATTCAAAACAGTCCTCAGACCCACCTCAAATTCGACAGCTGCACGACCGTTCAGGTTTCCGACATAAATGTGTCATCGCCCGGTGACAGCCCCAATACAGATGGAATCCACCTGCAAAACTCCCAAGATGTGGTCATTTACAGCACCAATCTTGCATGCG GAGATGACTGTGTGTCCATCCAAACTGGATGCTCAAATGTATACATACACAATGTCAATTGTGGACCAGGACATGGAATCAGCCTAGGAGGGCTTGGAAAGGACAATACTAAAGCTTGTGTGTCAAATGTCACTGTTCGAGACGTCAAAATACATGATACGTTGACCGGGGTTAGAATAAAGACTTGGcag GGAGGATCGGGCTCAGTACGAGGAATCATGTTCTCCAACATTCAAGTTTCTGAAGTCAAAACTCCTATAATGATTGACCAGTTTTACTGTGATAAGGGCAAATGCAAGAACGAGACATCGGCTGTGGCAGTATCGGGCATTGACTACGTAAATATAAGAGGAACCTTCACCGCAAAACCGGTGCATTTTGCATGCAGTGACAGCGTGCCGTGCACTGGAGTCTCTCTCACTACCATTGAGCTCGAAGCTGCCCAAGGAAGCGGTTTTTATGAACCTTTCTGCTGGGAAACATATGGAGAGCTAAAAACTGCAACTGTTCCTCCAATTGACTGTTTGCGGTCAGGCAAGCCATCGAGCAAGAGTGTTCAGTCTAACCATGATTCTTGCTGA
- the LOC108992860 gene encoding shaggy-related protein kinase epsilon isoform X1, which yields MATAGTAPASAVGKPSGEAMIVDKLPEEINEMKIRDEKVEKEMEATMVDGNGTETGHIIVTTIGGRNGQPKQTISYMAERVVGQGSFGIVFQAKCLETGETVAIKKVLQDKRYKNRELQTMRLLDHPNVVSLKHCFFSTTEKDELYLNLVLEYVPETVYRVAKHYSKANQRMPMIYVKLYTYQICRALAYIHGGIGVCHRDIKPQNLLVNPHTHQVKLCDFGSAKVLVKGEPNISYICSRYYRAPELIFGATEYTTAIDIWSVGCVLAELLLGQPLFPGESGVDQLVEIIKVLGTPTREEIKCMNPNYTEFKFPQIKAHPWHKIFHKRMPPEAVDLVSRLLQYSPNLRCTALEACVHPFFNELRDPNNRLPNGRPLPPLFNFKPQELKGATLELLSKLIPEHARKQCPFLAL from the exons ATGGCTACTGCCGGTACAGCTCCTGCTTCAGCTGTTGGTAAACCATCTGGCGAGGCAATGATTGTTGACAAGCTCCCGGAGGAAATCAATGAAATGAAGATCAGGGATGAAAAGGTTGAAAAG GAAATGGAAGCAACAATGGTAGATGGAAATGGAACTGAAACTGGACACATTATAGTAACCACAATCGGTGGTCGAAATGGTCAACCCAAACAG ACCATAAGTTACATGGCGGAGCGTGTCGTAGGACAGGGCTCATTTGGTATTGTGTTTCAG GCCAAGTGTCTAGAAACTGGAGAAACTGTTGCAATTAAGAAGGTCTTGCAGGATAAGAGATATAAGAACCGTGAATTGCAAACAATGCGCCTTCTTGATCATCCTAATGTCGTGTCACTAAAGCATTGCTTCTTCTCAACCACGGAAAAGGATGAGCTCTATCTCAATTTGGTGCTCGAATATGTACCTGAGACGGTATATCGTGTAGCAAAGCACTACAGCAAGGCAAATCAGCGGATGCCCATGATATACGTCAAACTCTATACATATCAG ATATGTAGAGCTTTGGCATATATTCATGGAGGCATAGGCGTATGCCACAGGGACATTAAGCCTCAGAATCTACTG GTTAACCCCCATACTCACCAGGTCAAGCTATGTGATTTCGGAAGTGCAAAAGTTCTG GTAAAAGGTGAGccaaatatatcatatatttgttCCCGTTATTATCGAGCACCTGAACTTATATTTGGAGCAACTGAATACACTACTGCAATTGACATCTGGTCTGTGGGTTGTGTTCTTGCTGAACTGCTGCTCGGACAG ccTCTCTTTCCTGGTGAAAGTGGAGTTGACCAGCTAGTTGAGATTATTAAG GTGCTTGGTACACCAACTCGTGAGGAAATCAAATGTATGAACCCAAACTATACAGAGTTTAAATTCCCACAAATCAAGGCCCACCCCTGGCATAAG ATATTCCACAAGCGCATGCCCCCAGAAGCAGTAGATCTTGTCTCGAGACTTCTTCAGTACTCTCCAAATCTGAGGTGCACTGCC TTAGAGGCCTGTGTCCACCCATTTTTTAATGAACTTCGTGATCCTAATAACCGTCTTCCTAATGGACGTCCCTTGCCGCCTCTCTTTAACTTCAAACCTCAag AGCTGAAAGGAGCAACATTGGAGCTTTTGTCCAAACTGATACCAGAGCATGCCCGGAAACAATGCCCTTTCCTTGCTTTGTAG
- the LOC108992860 gene encoding shaggy-related protein kinase epsilon isoform X2, which yields MATAGTAPASAVGKPSGEAMIVDKLPEEINEMKIRDEKEMEATMVDGNGTETGHIIVTTIGGRNGQPKQTISYMAERVVGQGSFGIVFQAKCLETGETVAIKKVLQDKRYKNRELQTMRLLDHPNVVSLKHCFFSTTEKDELYLNLVLEYVPETVYRVAKHYSKANQRMPMIYVKLYTYQICRALAYIHGGIGVCHRDIKPQNLLVNPHTHQVKLCDFGSAKVLVKGEPNISYICSRYYRAPELIFGATEYTTAIDIWSVGCVLAELLLGQPLFPGESGVDQLVEIIKVLGTPTREEIKCMNPNYTEFKFPQIKAHPWHKIFHKRMPPEAVDLVSRLLQYSPNLRCTALEACVHPFFNELRDPNNRLPNGRPLPPLFNFKPQELKGATLELLSKLIPEHARKQCPFLAL from the exons ATGGCTACTGCCGGTACAGCTCCTGCTTCAGCTGTTGGTAAACCATCTGGCGAGGCAATGATTGTTGACAAGCTCCCGGAGGAAATCAATGAAATGAAGATCAGGGATGAAAAG GAAATGGAAGCAACAATGGTAGATGGAAATGGAACTGAAACTGGACACATTATAGTAACCACAATCGGTGGTCGAAATGGTCAACCCAAACAG ACCATAAGTTACATGGCGGAGCGTGTCGTAGGACAGGGCTCATTTGGTATTGTGTTTCAG GCCAAGTGTCTAGAAACTGGAGAAACTGTTGCAATTAAGAAGGTCTTGCAGGATAAGAGATATAAGAACCGTGAATTGCAAACAATGCGCCTTCTTGATCATCCTAATGTCGTGTCACTAAAGCATTGCTTCTTCTCAACCACGGAAAAGGATGAGCTCTATCTCAATTTGGTGCTCGAATATGTACCTGAGACGGTATATCGTGTAGCAAAGCACTACAGCAAGGCAAATCAGCGGATGCCCATGATATACGTCAAACTCTATACATATCAG ATATGTAGAGCTTTGGCATATATTCATGGAGGCATAGGCGTATGCCACAGGGACATTAAGCCTCAGAATCTACTG GTTAACCCCCATACTCACCAGGTCAAGCTATGTGATTTCGGAAGTGCAAAAGTTCTG GTAAAAGGTGAGccaaatatatcatatatttgttCCCGTTATTATCGAGCACCTGAACTTATATTTGGAGCAACTGAATACACTACTGCAATTGACATCTGGTCTGTGGGTTGTGTTCTTGCTGAACTGCTGCTCGGACAG ccTCTCTTTCCTGGTGAAAGTGGAGTTGACCAGCTAGTTGAGATTATTAAG GTGCTTGGTACACCAACTCGTGAGGAAATCAAATGTATGAACCCAAACTATACAGAGTTTAAATTCCCACAAATCAAGGCCCACCCCTGGCATAAG ATATTCCACAAGCGCATGCCCCCAGAAGCAGTAGATCTTGTCTCGAGACTTCTTCAGTACTCTCCAAATCTGAGGTGCACTGCC TTAGAGGCCTGTGTCCACCCATTTTTTAATGAACTTCGTGATCCTAATAACCGTCTTCCTAATGGACGTCCCTTGCCGCCTCTCTTTAACTTCAAACCTCAag AGCTGAAAGGAGCAACATTGGAGCTTTTGTCCAAACTGATACCAGAGCATGCCCGGAAACAATGCCCTTTCCTTGCTTTGTAG